In Halosegnis marinus, one genomic interval encodes:
- a CDS encoding GNAT family N-acetyltransferase, whose product MELLPLAPDTPHFRAALDLYEAVHGERPDSAGPRFRDHADHDGYRGVVALDDGGRVVGLAYGHDSKLGGEYHERLRGALPDALAAEWLRDAFELVELAVADGARRCGLGTRLTDAVLDGVKRGTAVLTTERDNDGAKAFYEATGWSPVHEPFVVAGVEMTVFGRALR is encoded by the coding sequence ATGGAGCTCCTGCCGCTCGCGCCCGATACCCCCCACTTCCGCGCGGCCCTCGACCTGTACGAGGCCGTCCACGGCGAGCGGCCGGACAGCGCCGGCCCCCGGTTTCGCGACCACGCCGACCACGACGGCTACCGCGGGGTCGTCGCCCTCGACGACGGGGGGCGGGTCGTCGGCCTCGCGTACGGCCACGACTCGAAGCTCGGCGGCGAGTACCACGAGCGGCTCCGGGGGGCACTCCCCGACGCGCTCGCCGCGGAGTGGCTGCGGGACGCCTTCGAGCTGGTGGAACTGGCCGTCGCGGACGGCGCGCGCCGGTGCGGGCTGGGGACGCGACTGACCGACGCCGTCCTCGACGGCGTCAAGCGGGGGACGGCGGTACTCACCACGGAACGGGACAACGACGGCGCCAAGGCGTTCTACGAGGCGACGGGCTGGTCCCCGGTCCACGAGCCGTTCGTCGTCGCCGGCGTCGAGATGACGGTGTTCGGCCGCGCGCTCCGGTAA
- a CDS encoding anthranilate phosphoribosyltransferase: protein MAEATERDGEWPLKRLMTEVVGSGHKSADDMTRAQAAEAFRRILDGEPDHTTLGAFWLANRWKRNTPEELGAYVDTMAADTEPSAPACDPVDCGANYDGKGRTAILGVAAGLVAAAAGTPVVVHSGDRVPTQKQDAYKHVLDELGVRTELAPEESAAMTDDVGFGFYYRPNFAPTVEALHDRRDMMGVRTFVNTIETLANPANASTHLGSFYHLPYAVRIIETFQAAETAAVDRVLMFQGMEGYDDVRPGSTTVAEWSEGGEVEDFTVETPELGMAFDEAALGVEDVAGESAEITEAVLSGQRTGDFADAVAVNAALRIYAGEDADSIEEGIEIARETIESGEAAEALAALRDF from the coding sequence ATGGCAGAAGCGACCGAACGCGACGGGGAGTGGCCGCTGAAACGGCTGATGACGGAGGTCGTCGGCTCCGGACACAAGTCGGCCGACGACATGACACGGGCACAGGCGGCGGAGGCGTTCCGGCGCATCCTCGACGGGGAGCCGGACCACACGACGCTGGGGGCGTTCTGGCTCGCCAACCGCTGGAAGCGCAACACGCCGGAGGAACTCGGCGCGTACGTGGACACGATGGCCGCGGACACGGAGCCGTCCGCCCCGGCGTGTGACCCGGTGGACTGCGGCGCGAACTACGACGGGAAGGGCCGCACCGCGATTCTGGGGGTCGCCGCGGGGCTCGTCGCCGCCGCCGCGGGGACGCCCGTCGTCGTCCACTCGGGCGACCGCGTCCCGACCCAGAAGCAGGACGCCTACAAGCACGTGCTGGACGAACTCGGCGTCCGCACGGAACTCGCCCCCGAGGAGTCGGCGGCGATGACCGACGACGTCGGCTTCGGCTTCTACTACCGGCCGAACTTCGCGCCGACCGTCGAGGCGCTCCACGACCGCCGCGACATGATGGGCGTGCGCACGTTCGTCAACACCATCGAGACGCTCGCCAACCCCGCGAACGCCTCGACGCACCTCGGCTCCTTCTACCACCTCCCCTACGCCGTTCGCATCATCGAGACGTTCCAGGCGGCGGAGACGGCCGCCGTCGACCGCGTCCTGATGTTCCAGGGGATGGAGGGGTACGACGACGTGCGGCCCGGTTCCACCACCGTCGCCGAGTGGTCCGAGGGCGGCGAGGTCGAGGACTTCACGGTCGAGACGCCCGAACTCGGGATGGCGTTCGACGAGGCCGCGCTCGGCGTCGAGGACGTGGCCGGCGAGTCGGCCGAGATAACTGAGGCCGTGCTCTCCGGCCAGCGGACGGGCGACTTCGCCGACGCCGTGGCCGTCAACGCCGCGCTCCGCATCTACGCGGGCGAGGACGCCGACAGCATCGAGGAGGGTATCGAGATCGCCCGCGAGACCATCGAGTCGGGCGAGGCGGCCGAGGCGCTCGCGGCGCTGCGCGACTTCTGA
- a CDS encoding dolichol kinase has translation MSELGRRAVHASGAVVPLAYVADVATWGEVRLVATAGLALALLLEALRLLAGFDHALYDRLTREYEQENLAGYALYALSGTAVLWLTEPAVGVPAVLMLALGDPVSGLLSSGELRAVKPPRVLVGMFVVCTALALPFVPPVAAVAGALGATVADGVKPQPFGYVIDDNLTISPLAAGAMLAALALLGA, from the coding sequence ATGAGCGAACTCGGCCGCCGCGCCGTCCACGCCTCCGGGGCCGTCGTCCCGCTCGCGTACGTGGCGGACGTGGCGACGTGGGGCGAGGTCCGGCTCGTCGCGACGGCCGGTCTCGCGCTCGCGCTCCTGCTGGAGGCGCTCCGGCTGCTGGCCGGGTTCGACCACGCCCTCTACGACCGGCTGACCCGCGAGTACGAGCAGGAGAACCTCGCGGGCTACGCGCTGTACGCACTGTCCGGGACCGCCGTGCTGTGGCTCACCGAGCCCGCCGTGGGAGTCCCGGCCGTCTTGATGCTCGCGCTCGGCGACCCCGTCTCGGGGCTGTTGTCCTCGGGCGAACTCCGCGCCGTGAAGCCGCCGCGCGTGCTCGTCGGGATGTTCGTCGTCTGTACGGCGCTCGCGCTCCCGTTCGTCCCGCCCGTCGCCGCCGTCGCGGGCGCGCTCGGGGCGACCGTCGCCGACGGCGTGAAGCCCCAGCCGTTCGGCTACGTTATCGACGACAACCTCACGATTTCGCCCCTCGCCGCGGGGGCGATGCTGGCCGCGCTCGCGCTCCTCGGGGCGTGA
- a CDS encoding peptidylprolyl isomerase translates to MAENRDPTDRNNPTATVHTNFGDIEIELFEDRAPNTVGNFVGLATGGKEWTDPDSGETVTNEPLYEDVIFHRVIEGFMIQGGDPTGTGRGGPGYQFDDEFHDDLTHDGAGILSMANSGPNTNGSQFFITLDATPHLDGKHAVFGQVIDGMDVVEEIGSLPTDRQDKPREEAVIESIDVEYH, encoded by the coding sequence ATGGCAGAGAACCGCGACCCCACGGACCGGAACAACCCGACCGCGACCGTCCACACCAACTTCGGCGACATCGAGATCGAGCTGTTCGAGGACCGCGCGCCGAACACGGTCGGCAACTTCGTCGGCCTCGCCACCGGCGGCAAGGAGTGGACCGACCCCGACTCCGGCGAGACGGTGACGAACGAGCCGCTGTACGAGGACGTCATCTTCCACCGCGTCATCGAGGGGTTCATGATCCAGGGCGGGGACCCGACCGGGACGGGCCGCGGCGGCCCCGGCTACCAGTTCGACGACGAGTTCCACGACGACCTGACCCACGACGGCGCGGGCATCCTCTCGATGGCCAACTCCGGGCCGAACACCAACGGCTCGCAGTTCTTCATCACGCTGGACGCGACGCCGCACCTCGACGGCAAACACGCCGTCTTCGGCCAGGTCATCGACGGGATGGACGTGGTCGAGGAGATCGGCTCGCTCCCGACCGACCGGCAGGACAAGCCGCGCGAGGAGGCCGTCATCGAGTCCATCGACGTCGAGTACCACTGA
- a CDS encoding FxsA family protein, with protein sequence MDLRVIGVLLLIPLLDAMLLAVLATTLPLTWIVALVVLTALVGMLLVRAEGRHTLSRIQRKAASGDLPTDELIDGALLLVAGAMFLTPGLVTDFVALLLALPPTRYPIRLGVKRFVVTPYVDAKTGGFASGNVYVGGFPNDGGDDVDGDTVDVGPDGYRTVDDDERGQPGDS encoded by the coding sequence ATGGACCTCCGGGTCATCGGCGTCCTGCTGTTGATTCCGCTGCTCGACGCCATGCTGCTCGCCGTGCTCGCGACGACGCTCCCGCTGACGTGGATCGTCGCGCTCGTCGTGCTGACGGCGCTCGTCGGCATGCTCCTCGTGCGCGCCGAGGGGCGCCACACCCTCTCGCGCATCCAACGCAAGGCCGCGAGCGGCGACCTCCCGACGGACGAACTGATAGACGGCGCGCTGCTGCTCGTGGCCGGCGCGATGTTCCTCACGCCCGGGCTCGTCACGGACTTCGTCGCGCTGCTGCTGGCGCTCCCGCCGACGCGCTACCCGATCCGCCTCGGCGTGAAGCGGTTCGTCGTCACCCCCTACGTGGACGCCAAGACGGGCGGGTTCGCGTCCGGCAACGTCTACGTCGGCGGCTTCCCGAACGACGGGGGCGACGACGTCGACGGCGACACCGTCGACGTCGGCCCCGACGGCTACCGCACCGTGGACGACGACGAGCGCGGCCAGCCGGGCGACTCCTGA
- a CDS encoding GNAT family N-acetyltransferase, with protein sequence MDTEFRPLPDDEAGDELFADYVQYAFAPDRGPEVDLDDDRPDPPRIRRGLYPADGDEPLTLCSSYPFETRLRGATLPMGGVSTVATPPEHRRKGYVGEMLRELCREYRDTGTPLSALWPFKHPFYAQFGWATTSRYLAWSCEPSALRSAAATGGTWERVDPDAWADLDAVHRAATEDRPLSLDRSEAWWRERQLRGWDSDPYVYLWRDDDGEPRAYVAYRIEGDWGDRTFEARANHAAADREAFRHLLGFLADHDSQVGTVRFRTAVDCPLHDMVADPAELDCELNPGPMARLVDVPATLDALDYPTDSSLALGLVDPLLDEVTGTYDLAVAGGRATVERTAADPDGADATLGIGPFSQLVVGYRSAADLAVGGELDADDGTVAQLDALFPATTPYLQEGF encoded by the coding sequence ATGGACACCGAGTTCCGCCCCCTCCCCGACGACGAGGCCGGCGACGAGCTGTTCGCCGACTACGTCCAGTACGCGTTCGCCCCCGACCGCGGGCCGGAGGTGGACCTGGACGACGACCGGCCGGACCCGCCCCGAATCCGGCGCGGGCTCTACCCGGCCGACGGCGACGAGCCGCTGACGCTGTGTTCGTCGTACCCGTTCGAGACGCGCCTGCGCGGCGCGACCCTGCCGATGGGCGGGGTTTCGACGGTCGCCACGCCGCCCGAACACCGCCGGAAGGGGTACGTCGGCGAGATGCTCCGCGAGCTGTGCCGCGAGTACCGCGACACTGGGACGCCGCTGTCGGCGCTGTGGCCGTTCAAGCACCCGTTCTACGCGCAGTTCGGCTGGGCGACGACGAGCCGCTACCTGGCGTGGTCGTGTGAGCCCTCGGCGCTCCGGTCGGCGGCCGCGACCGGCGGCACGTGGGAGCGGGTCGATCCCGACGCGTGGGCCGACCTCGACGCCGTTCACCGGGCCGCGACCGAGGACCGGCCTCTCTCGCTCGACCGCTCGGAGGCGTGGTGGCGCGAACGACAGCTCCGCGGCTGGGACTCCGACCCCTACGTCTACCTGTGGCGCGACGACGACGGCGAGCCCCGCGCCTACGTCGCCTACCGCATCGAGGGCGACTGGGGCGACCGGACGTTCGAGGCGCGCGCGAACCACGCCGCGGCCGACCGCGAGGCGTTCCGCCACCTGCTCGGCTTCCTCGCCGACCACGACTCGCAGGTCGGGACGGTGCGCTTCCGCACGGCCGTCGACTGCCCGCTTCACGACATGGTCGCGGACCCGGCGGAACTCGACTGCGAACTGAACCCCGGCCCGATGGCCCGGCTGGTGGACGTGCCCGCGACTCTCGACGCGCTCGACTACCCGACGGACAGCTCGCTCGCGCTCGGCCTCGTGGACCCCCTCCTCGACGAGGTGACGGGCACCTACGACCTCGCCGTCGCCGGCGGCCGCGCGACCGTCGAACGGACCGCCGCCGACCCCGACGGGGCAGACGCGACGCTCGGTATCGGGCCGTTCTCGCAGCTCGTCGTCGGCTACCGGTCGGCCGCCGACCTCGCCGTCGGGGGCGAACTCGACGCCGACGACGGGACCGTCGCCCAGCTGGACGCGCTGTTTCCCGCGACTACGCCGTACTTGCAAGAAGGGTTCTGA
- a CDS encoding DUF7521 family protein: MVDISVAGVVLGAFRLALFGLSLGLTVISFQAYRKNGGERLQYAFLGFAFISMGVAVTNLNTQLLVSGGAAGDTFVLLQIAETVPFSVGFGMIYLSLYR; the protein is encoded by the coding sequence ATGGTGGATATCTCCGTCGCGGGCGTCGTCCTCGGGGCGTTCCGGCTCGCGCTGTTCGGACTGTCGCTCGGACTCACGGTCATCAGCTTCCAAGCGTACCGCAAGAACGGGGGCGAGCGCCTCCAGTACGCGTTTCTCGGCTTCGCGTTCATCAGCATGGGCGTCGCGGTGACGAACCTCAACACCCAGCTGCTCGTCTCGGGCGGCGCGGCCGGGGACACGTTCGTCCTCCTCCAGATCGCCGAGACGGTCCCGTTCTCGGTCGGCTTCGGGATGATCTACCTCTCGTTGTACCGCTGA
- a CDS encoding helix-turn-helix domain-containing protein, translating to MDEQPRTVEEVLDTIGDGRARDVLAAVATEARSAKELAEACDMSLPTVYRRLEVLQEHELVSERTAVADDGNHYNVYTCNFDSTVIKLDDDGYDVRIYRKENAPDRFTQLWDDLAGE from the coding sequence GTGGACGAGCAGCCCCGTACGGTCGAGGAGGTACTCGACACCATCGGCGACGGACGCGCACGCGACGTCCTCGCGGCGGTCGCCACGGAGGCGCGCTCCGCGAAGGAGCTCGCGGAGGCGTGCGACATGTCGCTGCCGACGGTGTACCGCCGGCTCGAGGTGCTCCAGGAACACGAGCTGGTGAGCGAACGGACCGCGGTCGCCGACGACGGCAACCACTACAACGTGTACACCTGCAACTTCGACTCGACCGTCATCAAGCTGGACGACGACGGCTACGACGTGCGCATCTACCGGAAGGAGAACGCGCCGGACCGGTTCACCCAGCTGTGGGACGACCTCGCGGGCGAGTGA
- a CDS encoding DUF7289 family protein produces the protein MTFSRDDRGLSEVLGAILVFGLVVSLLSVVQLSGVPALNEQVEFEHNARVQDDMRAFGIAVDDAAATGRDRPVDIETGVRYPPRLFLLNPGPTAGTLTTTGDAGVSFGNLRALDADTAQYLNGSVNYTTTGLVYQPAYNEYTVAPETRYENGVIYNVDDDGGVSVIDSGALVTGRRITLVTLDGDVATSAGDAVSLTLVPVSGPSSAVSVTNNASGPLMLTVETNLSAETWRTQILDDEYDTDGPDGAGTNDGRYVLDVRCVNTSKTDSEPCDGPMTIEFEEGFNYDLRMAKVAFAGSDSTEEEPAYLTKVGTVNTVQPGGSDITVELRDGYNNPVAGEEVNFLITPASLVTISGDNPVTTDANGRATVGLNPLNNTSFTLVAWYDANNNSVRDDGDAFTVEFPLDVADNVQPPTGDLVNINPRDGSIVLNGTEVPNGQTSEIKVTFSNTGSDTWEVKKMRASFVLGSEDLSSIDITNEAGQTVVTGLELGGSLTPVSNLTFAPNGSTGDSNQLTFDGQITKNGSPFDGLLIVTFEIQNQAGEIRYLTYFVAT, from the coding sequence ATGACTTTCTCGCGCGACGACAGGGGGCTCTCGGAGGTGCTCGGGGCGATACTCGTCTTCGGGCTCGTCGTGTCCCTGCTGTCGGTCGTTCAGCTGTCGGGCGTGCCCGCGCTGAACGAGCAGGTGGAGTTCGAGCACAACGCCCGCGTCCAGGACGACATGCGCGCGTTCGGCATCGCCGTCGACGACGCCGCGGCCACCGGCCGCGACCGCCCCGTGGACATCGAGACGGGCGTCCGCTACCCGCCCCGGCTGTTCCTGTTGAACCCCGGCCCCACGGCGGGGACGTTAACGACGACGGGCGACGCCGGGGTTTCCTTCGGGAACCTCCGAGCGCTGGACGCTGATACCGCCCAGTATCTGAACGGCAGCGTCAACTACACCACGACCGGGCTCGTCTACCAGCCGGCGTACAACGAGTACACGGTCGCGCCCGAGACGCGCTACGAGAACGGCGTCATCTACAACGTGGACGACGACGGCGGCGTCTCCGTCATCGATAGCGGCGCGCTCGTCACTGGCCGCCGCATCACGCTCGTCACCCTCGACGGCGACGTGGCGACCAGCGCGGGCGACGCCGTCTCGCTCACGCTCGTCCCCGTCAGCGGCCCGTCGAGCGCCGTCTCCGTGACGAACAACGCGAGCGGCCCGCTCATGCTCACCGTCGAGACGAACCTCTCCGCCGAGACGTGGCGGACGCAGATTCTCGACGACGAGTACGACACCGACGGCCCGGACGGCGCGGGCACGAACGACGGCCGGTACGTCCTGGACGTGCGTTGTGTGAACACGTCGAAGACGGATTCCGAGCCGTGTGACGGTCCCATGACTATCGAGTTCGAGGAGGGATTCAACTACGACCTCCGGATGGCGAAGGTCGCCTTCGCCGGCTCCGACAGCACCGAGGAAGAACCCGCCTACCTGACGAAAGTCGGGACGGTCAACACCGTCCAGCCCGGCGGCTCGGACATCACGGTCGAACTGCGGGACGGCTACAACAACCCCGTCGCCGGTGAGGAGGTGAACTTCCTCATCACGCCTGCCAGTCTCGTGACCATCTCCGGCGATAACCCCGTGACGACCGACGCGAACGGGCGGGCGACGGTCGGACTCAACCCGCTGAACAACACCTCGTTCACGCTCGTGGCGTGGTACGACGCGAACAACAACTCGGTGCGCGATGACGGCGACGCGTTCACCGTCGAGTTCCCGCTGGACGTGGCGGACAACGTCCAACCACCGACGGGTGACCTCGTCAACATCAATCCGCGTGACGGCTCCATCGTGTTGAACGGCACCGAGGTCCCGAACGGCCAGACGAGCGAGATTAAGGTGACGTTCAGCAACACCGGCTCGGACACTTGGGAGGTCAAGAAGATGCGGGCGTCGTTCGTCCTCGGCTCCGAGGACCTGTCTTCGATTGACATCACGAATGAGGCCGGACAAACGGTCGTGACGGGTCTCGAACTCGGTGGGAGTCTGACTCCCGTTTCGAACCTAACGTTCGCTCCGAACGGGTCCACTGGCGACAGCAACCAACTCACGTTCGACGGCCAGATAACCAAGAACGGGTCTCCGTTCGACGGACTGCTCATCGTGACGTTCGAGATCCAGAACCAAGCCGGTGAGATAAGATACTTGACGTACTTCGTCGCGACCTGA
- a CDS encoding type II secretion system F family protein, which yields MSPPEVDSSPVEVPPREYGLAERRRTLDVDAEERRRLREEYGWVRTAFKLRPDRHYGLQRALSQARIGSTYDEYLADSVRYAVFTALLGALLGGVFAYGLALAGVFDGLTSPVAVGGSIADAVAANRDLVAGGALAALVAGVFGLATWAGRYYWPVNVVSTRRQSIDVTLPHAITYLYALSHGGMSLVESMRALADAEDVYGEVASEFETVVMDIELFGSDVYTALQNARNLTPSEGLEQFLDDLIGVLDSGASVTAFLETEADSYLRQAEEEQEDFLETLSLLAEVFVVAFVAAPLFLIVTLVVISLIGGSTVTQVSLLVYLVIPASMVAFLVLLDVLSAPFVQGRSTPEAADYERPAAPANEADDERGAEYARRQRALRVRALLRDPLGVVERDPLYSMALSVPLALAALATLVASGSVGVSLDALLDAPIRVTTALFVLPLLVVGGPLALFHELKRRREEEIARRFPDTLNVLSSANKMGIPLTDALGLVSRWSEGPVAEEVRVVRNDIGWNHDTTGALLGFAARLRVPQLSRTMKLLADGLRSSGDLSRVLAVAAEDTRNRARMERARRRELSSYVAVVVIGFLVYLLVVVLLEASYLTPISQVGSEAGPDSPVSLANVPVQLYRAVFFHSALIVAVGSGLIAGKLADDDVLSGLKYALGMVLVSVVAFTVIG from the coding sequence ATGAGCCCCCCGGAGGTCGACTCCTCCCCCGTCGAGGTGCCGCCCCGCGAGTACGGGCTGGCGGAGCGTCGCCGCACGCTCGACGTCGATGCCGAGGAGCGCCGCCGCCTCCGCGAGGAGTACGGCTGGGTCCGCACGGCGTTCAAGCTCCGCCCGGACCGCCACTACGGGCTCCAGCGGGCGCTGAGCCAGGCCCGCATCGGCTCGACGTACGACGAGTACCTCGCCGACAGCGTCCGCTACGCCGTGTTCACGGCGCTTCTGGGCGCGCTGCTCGGCGGCGTCTTCGCCTACGGGCTGGCGCTCGCGGGCGTCTTCGACGGGCTGACCAGCCCCGTCGCGGTCGGTGGCTCGATAGCCGACGCGGTGGCCGCGAACCGCGACCTGGTGGCCGGCGGCGCGCTCGCGGCGCTCGTCGCCGGCGTGTTCGGGCTGGCGACGTGGGCCGGGCGCTACTACTGGCCCGTCAACGTCGTCTCGACGCGCAGACAGAGCATCGACGTGACGCTCCCGCACGCCATCACCTACCTGTACGCGCTGTCGCACGGCGGCATGTCGCTGGTCGAGTCGATGCGCGCGCTCGCCGACGCCGAGGACGTGTACGGCGAGGTGGCGAGCGAGTTCGAGACGGTCGTCATGGACATCGAGCTGTTCGGCTCCGACGTGTATACGGCCCTGCAGAACGCCCGCAACCTCACGCCGTCCGAGGGGCTCGAACAGTTCCTCGACGACCTCATCGGCGTCCTCGACTCGGGGGCGTCCGTGACCGCCTTCCTGGAGACGGAGGCGGACTCGTACCTCCGGCAGGCCGAGGAGGAGCAGGAGGACTTCCTGGAGACGCTGTCGCTGCTCGCCGAGGTGTTCGTCGTGGCGTTCGTCGCCGCGCCGCTGTTCCTCATCGTGACGCTCGTCGTCATCAGTCTCATCGGCGGGAGCACCGTCACGCAGGTGTCCCTGCTCGTCTACCTCGTCATCCCCGCGTCGATGGTCGCCTTCCTCGTCCTGCTGGACGTGCTGAGCGCCCCGTTCGTGCAGGGGCGGAGCACGCCCGAAGCCGCCGACTACGAGCGGCCCGCGGCGCCCGCGAACGAGGCCGACGACGAGCGCGGCGCCGAGTACGCCCGCCGCCAGCGCGCGCTCCGGGTGCGCGCCCTGCTGCGTGACCCGCTCGGCGTCGTCGAGCGCGACCCGCTCTACTCGATGGCGCTGTCCGTCCCGCTCGCGCTCGCCGCGCTCGCGACGCTCGTCGCCTCGGGCTCCGTCGGCGTCTCGCTCGACGCCCTGCTCGACGCGCCGATTCGCGTCACGACGGCGCTGTTCGTCCTCCCGTTGCTCGTCGTCGGGGGGCCGCTCGCGCTGTTCCACGAGCTGAAACGCCGCCGCGAGGAGGAGATCGCCCGGCGGTTCCCGGACACGCTGAACGTGCTCTCCAGCGCGAACAAGATGGGGATTCCCCTCACCGACGCGCTCGGACTCGTCTCGCGGTGGTCCGAGGGCCCCGTCGCCGAGGAGGTCCGGGTCGTCCGCAACGACATCGGCTGGAACCACGACACGACGGGCGCGCTCCTCGGCTTCGCCGCCCGCCTGCGCGTCCCGCAGCTGTCGCGCACCATGAAGCTGCTCGCCGACGGCCTCCGGTCGTCCGGCGACCTCTCGCGCGTGCTCGCGGTCGCCGCCGAGGACACCCGTAACCGCGCGCGCATGGAGCGGGCGCGCCGCCGGGAGCTCTCGTCGTACGTCGCGGTCGTCGTCATCGGCTTCCTCGTCTATCTGCTCGTCGTCGTGCTGCTGGAGGCGAGCTACCTCACGCCCATCAGCCAGGTCGGGAGCGAGGCCGGGCCGGACTCGCCGGTCTCGCTGGCGAACGTCCCGGTCCAGCTCTACCGCGCGGTGTTCTTCCACTCCGCGCTCATCGTCGCCGTCGGTTCCGGCCTCATCGCCGGGAAACTGGCCGACGACGACGTGCTCTCCGGGCTCAAGTACGCGCTCGGGATGGTCCTCGTCAGCGTCGTCGCCTTTACGGTGATCGGATGA